One Methylocapsa sp. D3K7 DNA window includes the following coding sequences:
- a CDS encoding cob(I)yrinic acid a,c-diamide adenosyltransferase — MIVLSRIYTRTGDDGTTALGTGERRGKNDLRIEAYGTIDEANSAIGLARVATASDVVCARIDAMLLCVQNDLFDLGADLCVPLNASADSESLRIVQSQVDRLERKIDELNAELAPLRSFVLPGGSPAAAALHLARTITRRAERLMVALASTQGEVVGGPALKYVNRLSDFLFVAARYANDKGQADILWVPGQNR; from the coding sequence ATGATTGTCCTGAGCAGAATCTATACGAGGACCGGAGACGACGGCACAACCGCGCTTGGCACTGGCGAGCGGCGCGGCAAGAACGATCTTAGGATCGAAGCCTATGGCACCATCGACGAGGCCAATTCGGCGATCGGGCTTGCCCGCGTTGCTACCGCTTCCGACGTGGTTTGTGCTAGGATCGACGCGATGCTGCTCTGTGTCCAGAACGATCTGTTCGACCTTGGCGCCGATCTTTGCGTACCGCTGAATGCAAGCGCCGATTCGGAATCGCTGCGTATCGTCCAATCGCAAGTCGATCGTCTGGAGCGCAAGATTGACGAACTCAATGCTGAACTTGCGCCCTTGCGGTCTTTCGTTCTACCGGGCGGCTCACCGGCGGCGGCGGCCCTGCACCTTGCCCGGACCATCACGCGGCGAGCGGAACGGCTCATGGTCGCCTTGGCGAGCACGCAGGGCGAAGTCGTCGGCGGCCCGGCGCTCAAATATGTCAACCGGCTTTCCGATTTCCTGTTTGTCGCGGCTCGCTATGCGAACGACAAAGGGCAAGCCGACATTCTCTGGGTTCCCGGCCAGAATCGTTGA
- a CDS encoding twin transmembrane helix small protein — MHSATNLIVAIGVGAVTVVLLLGLANMLRGGNSNRSQLLMRWRVGLQFAVIVIIMGILWFRG; from the coding sequence ATGCATTCCGCAACCAATCTGATTGTTGCAATAGGCGTCGGCGCGGTCACAGTCGTGCTTCTGCTCGGGCTCGCCAATATGCTGCGCGGCGGTAACTCCAATAGGTCGCAGCTGCTGATGCGCTGGCGGGTCGGCCTCCAGTTTGCCGTTATAGTGATTATCATGGGCATCTTGTGGTTCCGCGGCTAG
- a CDS encoding electron transfer flavoprotein subunit beta/FixA family protein, whose translation MKILVPVKRVIDYNVKIRVKPDGSGVDLANVKMSMNPFDEIAVEEALRLKEAGKASEVIVVSIGPAQAAETIRSGLSMGADRGIHIKVEQTVEPLAVAKLLKAVALKEEPFLIILGKQAIDDDCNQTGQMLAALLGWGQGTFASKVSVGDGEVDVTREVDGGLQTVSLKLPAIVTTDLRLNEPRYASLPNIMKAKKKVIEEKTPGDFGIDVAPRLKILTTTAPQTRKAGVKVATAAELVARLKEAGVI comes from the coding sequence ATGAAAATTCTCGTCCCCGTGAAGCGGGTCATCGATTACAATGTCAAGATCAGGGTAAAGCCCGACGGTTCTGGCGTTGATCTCGCCAACGTCAAAATGTCGATGAACCCTTTTGACGAGATCGCCGTTGAAGAGGCCTTGCGGCTGAAGGAAGCAGGCAAAGCCAGCGAAGTGATCGTCGTGTCGATCGGTCCCGCCCAGGCCGCCGAAACGATCCGCAGCGGCCTCTCAATGGGCGCCGATCGTGGCATTCATATCAAGGTAGAGCAGACGGTCGAGCCCCTCGCTGTCGCCAAGCTCTTGAAAGCGGTCGCGCTCAAAGAGGAGCCTTTTCTGATTATCCTTGGCAAGCAAGCGATCGATGACGATTGCAATCAGACTGGCCAGATGCTCGCGGCGCTGTTGGGCTGGGGACAGGGCACATTCGCGTCTAAAGTCTCCGTTGGCGACGGCGAGGTGGATGTCACCCGCGAGGTCGACGGCGGCTTGCAAACCGTCAGCCTCAAACTCCCGGCCATCGTGACAACAGATCTTCGCCTCAACGAACCGCGTTACGCTTCGCTGCCAAATATCATGAAAGCCAAAAAGAAGGTCATTGAGGAGAAGACGCCCGGGGATTTCGGCATCGATGTCGCTCCGCGTCTCAAGATTTTGACCACCACCGCGCCGCAAACGCGCAAGGCGGGAGTCAAAGTCGCCACCGCCGCCGAGCTTGTCGCGCGGCTCAAGGAAGCCGGGGTGATTTGA